In Tripterygium wilfordii isolate XIE 37 chromosome 15, ASM1340144v1, whole genome shotgun sequence, one DNA window encodes the following:
- the LOC119980012 gene encoding osmotin-like protein OSM34 encodes MISITKFSTLLTLLVLLLTTANAATFEINNQCPYTVWAAASPGGGRRLNTNQVWNLNVPAGTKMARIWGRTGCNFDGSGKGRCQTGDCGGVLDCRAWGQPPNTLAEYALNQFGNKDFYDISLVDGFNIPMEFSATNGGCKRIRCTADINGQCPAQLRAPGGCNNPCTVFKTNEYCCTKGQGTCGSTNFSKFFKQRCPDAYSYPQDDPTSTFTCASGTNYRVIFCPRGGSSEHHDNFPLEMVEEIIM; translated from the coding sequence ATGATATCCATTACTAAATTCTCCACACTCCTCACTCTCCTCGTCCTCCTCCTCACCACCGCCAACGCCGCCACCTTTGAAATCAACAACCAATGCCCTTACACCGTCTGGGCGGCCGCCTCCCCCGGTGGAGGACGGCGCCTGAACACCAACCAAGTATGGAACCTAAACGTGCCAGCGGGGACCAAAATGGCCCGCATTTGGGGCAGAACAGGTTGCAATTTTGATGGGAGTGGTAAAGGGAGATGCCAAACAGGTGATTGTGGAGGAGTACTAGATTGCAGAGCCTGGGGTCAACCACCAAACACACTAGCAGAATATGCACTAAACCAATTTGGCAACAAAGATTTCTACGACATATCACTTGTTGATGGCTTCAACATTCCAATGGAGTTCAGTGCAACTAATGGAGGGTGCAAGAGGATTAGATGCACCGCTGACATAAATGGACAGTGCCCTGCCCAATTGAGGGCTCCTGGTGGGTGTAACAATCCATGCACAGTCTTCAAGACTAATGAATATTGTTGTACTAAAGGTCAAGGGACTTGTGGATCTACAAATTTCTCGAAGTTTTTCAAACAGAGGTGCCCTGATGCTTATAGTTACCCTCAAGATGATCCTACAAGCACATTTACTTGCGCTAGTGGGACTAATTATAGGGTAATTTTCTGCCCTAGGGGAGGATCTTCTGAACATCATGATAATTTCCCACTGGAGATGGTTGAAGAAATTATCATGTAA
- the LOC119980013 gene encoding thaumatin-like protein 1, producing the protein MSCFLKALPIFTSLFFISALGAFFDLTNNCPYTVWAACQCNLPADVGCGKRLDTGEKWTIICNAATQGSIWGRTNCQFNASGKGSCQTGDCNGMLECQGYGKSPNTLAEFSLKQLNGKDYFDISVVDGFNVPMEFSAVRGGPCTIVTKCNADIIGQCPNELKVPGGCNGPCPVFGTEEYCCTSGSSCGPTNLSMFFKARCPDAYTYPFDDPSNFFTCASGTNYKVIFCPA; encoded by the coding sequence ATGAGCTGCTTCCTGAAAGCCCTTCCAATCTTCACATCCCTTTTCTTTATCTCAGCCCTAGGAGCCTTTTTTGACCTTACAAACAACTGCCCCTACACCGTCTGGGCCGCCTGCCAGTGCAACCTCCCTGCCGATGTCGGCTGTGGAAAAAGACTAGACACTGGCGAAAAATGGACCATCATATGCAACGCTGCTACCCAAGGCAGCATTTGGGGTCGAACAAATTGCCAATTCAACGCATCCGGAAAAGGCAGTTGTCAGACTGGTGACTGCAATGGAATGCTTGAATGCCAAGGCTATGGTAAATCCCCTAACACACTAGCTGAATTTTCACTCAAACAATTAAACGGCAAGGATTACTTTGATATTTCAGTAGTTGATGGGTTTAATGTTCCTATGGAGTTCAGTGCTGTCCGTGGCGGTCCGTGTACAATTGTGACTAAATGTAATGCGGACATTATTGGACAATGTCCTAATGAACTGAAGGTTCCCGGAGGCTGTAACGGGCCATGTCCGGTGTTTGGGACAGAGGAGTATTGTTGTACTTCTGGCAGCAGTTGTGGTCctacaaacttgtctatgttcTTCAAGGCAAGATGTCCGGATGCATATACCTATCCTTTCGATGATCCTTCTAATTTTTTCACTTGTGCTTCCGGAACTAACTATAAGGTCATTTTCTGCCCAGCTTGA
- the LOC120016074 gene encoding bifunctional UDP-glucose 4-epimerase and UDP-xylose 4-epimerase 1, which translates to MGSSEKTILVTGGAGFIGSHTVVQLLNEGFMVYIIDNLDNSVMEAVHRVKELVGPELAQKLEFHLGDLRNKDDIEKLFSQTKFDAVIHFAGLKAVGESVANPRRYFDFNLVGAINLYEVMAKYDCRKMVFSSSATVYGQPEKIPCVEDFEMKAMNPYGRTKVFIEEISRDIQKAEPDWRIILLRYFNPVGAHESGRIGEDPKGIPNNLMPYIQQVAVGRLPELNVYGHDYPTRDGSAVRDYIHVMDLADGHIAALRKLLTTEDIGCTAYNLGTGRGTSVLEIVSAFERASGKKIPIKLCPRRPGDATAVFASTEKAEKELGWMAKYGIEEMCRDQWNWASKNPWGYQSKPE; encoded by the exons ATGGGTTCATCTGAGAAAACCATTCTTGTGACTGGAGGGGCTGGGTTCATTGGGTCTCACACTGTGGTTCAGCTTCTCAATGAGGGTTTTATGGTCTATATAATAGACAATCTTGATAATTCGGTCATGGAAGCTGTTCATCGGGTGAAGGAGTTGGTGGGCCCTGAACTTGCCCAGAAGCTTGAATTCCATCTG GGAGATCTTAGAAATAAGGATGACATAGAAAAGCTGTTTTCTCAAACCAA ATTCGATGCTGTGATCCATTTTGCTGGCCTCAAGGCTGTTGGGGAGAGTGTTGCAAATCCACGTCGTTATTTCGACTTCAATTTGGTTGGTGCCATCAATCTTTATGAAGTCATGGCAAAATATGACTGCAGAAAG ATGGTCTTTTCATCGTCTGCAACGGTGTATGGTCAGCCTGAAAAAATACCATGTGTTGAAGATTTTGAGATGAAAGCTATGAATCCTTATGGACGGACCAAG GTTTTCATTGAAGAAATTTCTCGAGACATTCAAAAGGCTGAACCAGATTGGAGAATTATATTACTGAGGTACTTCAACCCTGTTGGGGCACACGAGAGTGGCAGAATTGGTGAAGATCCTAAAGGCATCCCTAACAATCTCATGCCGTACATACAACAAGTGGCTGTTGGCAGATTGCCCGAACTGAATGTATATGGTCATGATTATCCCACAAGGGATGGTAGTGCG GTTCGAGATTACATCCATGTTATGGACTTAGCAGATGGTCATATTGCAGCTCTTCGGAAGCTTCTTACAACAGAGGATATAG GCTGTACTGCCTACAACTTGGGAACTGGCCGTGGTACATCTGTGCTTGAGATTGTCTCAGCTTTTGAGCGAGCTTCTGGGAAG AAAATCCCTATCAAACTGTGTCCGAGAAGGCCTGGAGATGCTACAGCTGTTTTTGCCTCTACGGAGAAAGCCGAGAAAGAACTTGGTTGGAT GGCGAAATATGGTATCGAAGAGATGTGCCGGGACCAGTGGAATTGGGCAAGCAAAAATCCTTGGGGATACCAGTCAAAGCCAGAATGA
- the LOC120016047 gene encoding heat stress transcription factor B-2b-like, whose product MAPSPVEQTGESTAAGGGDSQRYLPTPFLTKTYQLVDDPSVDDMISWNEDGSTFIVWRPAEFARDLLPKYFKHNNFSSFVRQLNTYGFRKVVPDRWEFANECFKRGEKGLLRDIQRRKISPATTSQSPCPATTVTVAAVPALARAISPSNSAEEQVLSSNSSPAMTAAGGAVRLTSCSTTPELIEENERLRKENVHLNNELHQLRSLCDNIFSLMTNYASGNANSNSYSNILPDGRPLDLLAAVQQLASPTEDTPISKTKAAALVAEEDLSPRLFGVSIGFKRLRTEEEGGQKTPQVNDIEPGSDVKSEPSDGKLIKTGTGSVLSSGKANDLRLFHLNERDYLQ is encoded by the exons ATGGCACCGTCGCCGGTCGAACAGACCGGTGAATCTACTGCCGCAGGTGGAGGAGACTCGCAAAGATATCTCCCTACGCCGTTCCTCACCAAAACCTATCAACTTGTCGATGATCCATCTGTGGACGACATGATTTCGTGGAACGAAGACGGATCAACCTTCATAGTGTGGCGTCCTGCTGAATTCGCCAGAGATTTGTTACCGAAATACTTCAAACACAACAACTTCTCTAGCTTTGTTCGCCAACTCAATACCTAC GGATTTCGAAAGGTAGTGCCGGATCGATGGGAATTTGCCAACGAGTGTTTTAAGAGAGGAGAGAAGGGGCTCCTCCGTGACATTCAACGCCGGAAAATCTCCCCGGCGACAACCTCACAGTCTCCTTGTCCGGCGACAACGGTGACGGTGGCCGCCGTACCGGCGTTGGCTCGAGCAATTTCTCCGTCAAATTCTGCAGAGGAACAGGTTTTATCCTCGAACTCGTCGCCTGCGATGACTGCTGCTGGTGGTGCTGTACGACTAACAAGCTGCTCCACCACGCCAGAGCTTATAGAAGAGAACGAGCGGTTAAGAAAGGAGAACGTGCATCTGAATAACGAGTTGCATCAGCTGAGAAGTTTGTGCGATAACATATTTTCCTTGATGACGAATTACGCATCTGGCAATGCTAACAGTAACAGTTACAGTAACATTCTGCCGGATGGGAGACCTCTGGATTTGTTAGCTGCGGTCCAACAATTGGCTTCTCCAACGGAGGACACACCGATATCTAAAACGAAAGCCGCGGCACTGGTGGCGGAGGAGGATCTGAGCCCGAGGCTGTTCGGTGTATCGATTGGGTTCAAGCGTTTGAGGACAGAGGAGGAGGGGGGCCAGAAGACGCCACAAGTGAATGACATTGAGCCTGGATCTGACGTGAAATCAGAGCCGTCCGATGGAAAATTGATCAAGACGGGGACCGGCTCTGTTTTGAGCTCAGGAAAGGCAAATGATTTACGTCTTTTTCATTTGAATGAGAGAGATTATTTACAATGA
- the LOC120017277 gene encoding E3 ubiquitin-protein ligase At1g12760-like isoform X1: MSTTTAAITGNSPMNSPSRSSDDIIDTTPLLSQGNGGSYEETTSNVNSNSRRPPIRRQGLQEAARFLRRATNRRLMREPSMMVRETATEQLEERQSDWAYSKPVVVLDVIWNLAFVAVAVSILFLSRYENPDMPLRLWIVGYGLQCLLHMVCVVIEFRRRRRRQMMLSSGFSVADDGNGSSGNSSSGSRRGSQQYVTLAQFEEEGTSVAKHLESANTMFSFIWWIIGFYWVSAGGQALARESPQLYWLCIIFLGFDVFFVVFCVALACVIGIAVCCCLPCIIAILYAVADQQEGASKEDIDMLSKYKFRRLGDDEKLTGDGRGTIGGIMTECGTDAPFERTLSPEDAECCICLSAYDDGVELRELPCRHHFHCACVDKWLYLNATCPLCKYNILKSTSQDREEV; this comes from the exons ATGTCAACTACAACTGCGGCAATTACCGGGAACTCGCCGATGAATTCTCCAAGCCGATCTTCCGATGACATCATCGATACGACGCCCTTGCTTAGTCAGGGTAACGGAGGGTCCTATGAGGAGACAACGAGCAACGTCAATTCCAACAGCCGCAGACCACCCATCCGGCGCCAGGGACTTCAAGAGGCCGCTCGATTCCTGCGTCGGGCTACTAACCGCCGCTTGATGCGGGAGCCCTCGATGATGGTGCGTGAGACCGCCACAGAGCAGCTTGAGGAGCGCCAGAGCGATTGGGCCTACTCGAAACCCGTGGTGGTGCTCGACGTTATATGGAACCTAGCCTTCGTGGCAGTGGCCGTCTCGATTCTCTTCCTCAGCCGATACGAGAATCCAGATATGCCACTGAGGCTATGGATTGTTGGGTATGGCCTGCAATGTCTGCTGCATATGGTTTGTGTCGTGATTGAGTTtcggaggagaaggagaaggcagATGATGCTGAGTTCGGGGTTTAGTGTTGCGGATGATGGAAATGGGAGCAGTGGTAATTCGAGCTCTGGGTCGAGAAGGGGCTCCCAACAATACGTGACATTGGCACAATTTGAGGAAGAGGGTACAAG TGTGGCAAAGCATCTGGAATCTGCAAATACGATGTTTTCTTTTATCTGGTGGATCATTGGGTTCTACTGGGTGTCCGCTGGTGGCCAAGCTTTGGCACGTGAATCCCCTCAGCTCTACTG GCTATGTAtaatttttcttggttttgatgtgttctttgttgttttctgCGTTGCACTGGCATGTGTTATCGGCATTGCTGTTTGCTGTTGTCTTCCGTGTATTATTGCAATCTTGTATGCAGTGGCAGACCAG CAGGAAGGAGCATCTAAAGAAGATATTGACATGCTGTCAAAATATAAGTTTCGAAGGCTTGGTGATGATGAGAAACTTACTGGTGATGGACGAGGAACTATTGGAGGAATAATGACTGAATGTGGCACAGATGCACCCTTTGAACGTACTCTTTCCCCAGAAGATGCG GAGTGTTGCATTTGCCTTTCGGCATATGATGATGGAGTTGAGCTAAGGGAACTTCCTTGTCGTCATCATTTCCACTGTGCCTGTGTAGATAAGTGGCTCTATCTTAATGCTACATGTCCTCTCTGCAAGTACAATATATTAAAGAGTACTAGCCAAGACAGGGAAGAAGTATAG
- the LOC120017277 gene encoding E3 ubiquitin-protein ligase At1g12760-like isoform X2, with the protein MSTTTAAITGNSPMNSPSRSSDDIIDTTPLLSQGNGGSYEETTSNVNSNSRRPPIRRQGLQEAARFLRRATNRRLMREPSMMVRETATEQLEERQSDWAYSKPVVVLDVIWNLAFVAVAVSILFLSRYENPDMPLRLWIVGYGLQCLLHMVCVVIEFRRRRRRQMMLSSGFSVADDGNGSSGNSSSGSRRGSQQYVTLAQFEEEGTSVAKHLESANTMFSFIWWIIGFYWVSAGGQALARESPQLYWLCIIFLGFDVFFVVFCVALACVIGIAVCCCLPCIIAILYAVADQEGASKEDIDMLSKYKFRRLGDDEKLTGDGRGTIGGIMTECGTDAPFERTLSPEDAECCICLSAYDDGVELRELPCRHHFHCACVDKWLYLNATCPLCKYNILKSTSQDREEV; encoded by the exons ATGTCAACTACAACTGCGGCAATTACCGGGAACTCGCCGATGAATTCTCCAAGCCGATCTTCCGATGACATCATCGATACGACGCCCTTGCTTAGTCAGGGTAACGGAGGGTCCTATGAGGAGACAACGAGCAACGTCAATTCCAACAGCCGCAGACCACCCATCCGGCGCCAGGGACTTCAAGAGGCCGCTCGATTCCTGCGTCGGGCTACTAACCGCCGCTTGATGCGGGAGCCCTCGATGATGGTGCGTGAGACCGCCACAGAGCAGCTTGAGGAGCGCCAGAGCGATTGGGCCTACTCGAAACCCGTGGTGGTGCTCGACGTTATATGGAACCTAGCCTTCGTGGCAGTGGCCGTCTCGATTCTCTTCCTCAGCCGATACGAGAATCCAGATATGCCACTGAGGCTATGGATTGTTGGGTATGGCCTGCAATGTCTGCTGCATATGGTTTGTGTCGTGATTGAGTTtcggaggagaaggagaaggcagATGATGCTGAGTTCGGGGTTTAGTGTTGCGGATGATGGAAATGGGAGCAGTGGTAATTCGAGCTCTGGGTCGAGAAGGGGCTCCCAACAATACGTGACATTGGCACAATTTGAGGAAGAGGGTACAAG TGTGGCAAAGCATCTGGAATCTGCAAATACGATGTTTTCTTTTATCTGGTGGATCATTGGGTTCTACTGGGTGTCCGCTGGTGGCCAAGCTTTGGCACGTGAATCCCCTCAGCTCTACTG GCTATGTAtaatttttcttggttttgatgtgttctttgttgttttctgCGTTGCACTGGCATGTGTTATCGGCATTGCTGTTTGCTGTTGTCTTCCGTGTATTATTGCAATCTTGTATGCAGTGGCAGACCAG GAAGGAGCATCTAAAGAAGATATTGACATGCTGTCAAAATATAAGTTTCGAAGGCTTGGTGATGATGAGAAACTTACTGGTGATGGACGAGGAACTATTGGAGGAATAATGACTGAATGTGGCACAGATGCACCCTTTGAACGTACTCTTTCCCCAGAAGATGCG GAGTGTTGCATTTGCCTTTCGGCATATGATGATGGAGTTGAGCTAAGGGAACTTCCTTGTCGTCATCATTTCCACTGTGCCTGTGTAGATAAGTGGCTCTATCTTAATGCTACATGTCCTCTCTGCAAGTACAATATATTAAAGAGTACTAGCCAAGACAGGGAAGAAGTATAG
- the LOC120016329 gene encoding replication factor C subunit 2: protein MASSSSTNNSNFDIPWVEKYRPTKVADIVGNEDAVSRLQVVAHDGNMPHLILTGPPGTGKTTSILALAHELLGQNYKEAVLELNASDDRGIDVVRNKIKMFAQTKVTLPPGRHKIVILDEADSMTGGAQQALRRTMEIYASSTRFALACNTSSKIIEPIQSRCAIVRFSRLSDQEILSRLLVVVEAEKVPYVPEGLEAIIFTADGDMRQALNNLQATYSGFRFVNQENVFKVCDQPHPLHVKNMVRHVLEGKFDDACAGLKQLYDLGYSPTDIITTLFRIIKNYDMVEYLKLEFMKETGFAHMRICEGVGSYLQLCGLLAKLAVVRETAKAA, encoded by the exons ATGGCGTCTAGCAGCAGCACCAATAACAGCAACTTCGATATCCCATGGGTGGAGAAGTACAGGCCTACTAAGGTCGCCGACATCGTCGGTAATGAAGACGCAGTCTCTCGCCTCCAAGTCGTCGCTCACGACGGCAACATGCCCCACCTTATCTTAACC GGCCCCCCTGGGACTGGTAAAACAACAAGCATTCTGGCTTTAGCACATGAGCTTCTGGGCCAAAATTACAAGGAAGCAGTTCTAGAGTTGAATGCATCAGATGACAG GGGTATAGACGTTGTGAGGAACAAAATCAAGATGTTTGCTCAAACAAAAGTAACGCTACCCCCTGGCCGGCACAAAATAGTTATTCTTGATGAAGCTGATAG cATGACAGGTGGAGCACAACAGGCACTTAGGCGGACAATGGAAATCTATGCAAGCTCCACTCGGTTTGCTCTTGCATGCAATACATCTTCTAAAATAATTGAGCCAATCCAGAGTAGATGTGCCATTGTTCGATTTTCAAGATTGTCCGATCAGGAGATACTTAGTCGCCTTCTGGTGGTGGTTGAAGCAGAAAAG GTTCCCTATGTCCCAGAAGGTCTTGAAGCCATCATTTTCACTGCTGATGGTGATATGAGACAGGCGTTAAATAACTTGCAAGCTACATACAGTGGATTCCGTTTTGTCAATCAAGAAAATGTCTTCAAG GTCTGTGACCAACCTCATCCATTGCATGTGAAGAACATGGTTCGCCATGTGCTTGAGGGGAAATTCGATGATGCTTGTGCTGGTTTGAAGCAGCTCTATGATTTGGGATATTCACCAACTGACATAATTACGACCCTTTTTCGAATCATAAAGAATTATGACATGGTAGAATATCTGAAATTGGAGTTCATGAAG GAAACTGGGTTTGCCCATATGAGGATATGTGAAGGAGTTGGTTCCTATCTTCAGCTGTGTGGCCTCTTGGCTAAGCTTGCTGTCGTTCGTGAAACAGCTAAAGCAGCATAG